Sequence from the Leptospira johnsonii genome:
ATTTTGGTAGATTGTAAGTACCGTATCTATACTTTCCCTTATATCCACAGGAGCTTTTGGTCCACCGTTACTGAAATGAGAGAAGTTTTTAAGCGCATATACGATCTTAGAAGTCCTGTCTACCGACATATCCACCAATTTGGAACTTCTGCTTGCTTGGATCTCATCCAACGCATATTGGATGACTTGTTGGATTTTTTCTCCGGTGAATAATTTGGGAAATTCTTCGAGCGCTTCTTCTAATCCGGCTTCTATCAAACCTTCCGCCATATTTCTGGATTCTAATATCCCAAGTTCTTTAAGCCTAGATTCTAGGATTTTTGTTTTAGCTCTTACTATCTTTGGTGGAAGAATTTCTTGGTAAGCTCTTCCTTTTTTTAATAAGGTCTGGAATTCTAATTGGGCCTCGTTGCCAAGATTTTCTAAGACAGAAGCCGCTTCCTGCATTCTTTCTAAGACGCGGTCAAAATGATTTTTGACGGACTCATTTGCCGCTCGGATCACTCCGATCGGATTATTGATCTCATGTGCGATCCCGGCAACTAATTGTCCTAGTGAGGCCATTTTTTCGGAAAGTATCAATTGGTTTTGGGTCTTTTGAAGATATTCAAGCGTGGACTCTAATTCCGCTTTTTGTTTTGCGATCAATTCGTTCTGGGAGGAAATTTCATTATTCAGAATCCTTAATTCTGCCGCTTCTTTTTTAGAAGAAATATCTTTTACCATATTGATCATACGGGTTTCTCCGTCGATGATCGCAAATCGTGTAGAAAATTCTACCTGTATCAAACGCCCGTCCTTTGCTTTGAACGTTATTTCTTCGTTATATAAAAATCCGTCTTTTCTGATCTTTTCCTTAAAATAGTTTCTTTCGGCGGAACTCAACCATATGCCCAACTCCACGCTAGTTCGACCGATCGCCTCTTCTCTTGTATACCCTAGCAATTCCGTAAAACCATCGTTGATATCTACGTATTTTCCATCTTCGAAATTAGAGATAGAAGTAGCGTAAGGACTCAGTTTGAATACTTTAGAGAACAATTCCTGACTTGCTTTAATCTCTTCTCCCGCAATATGTTTCTCGGTGATATCTTGGCCTGTTCCATATCCCATTATGGAATCTTTATATTTACCTTTGGCCAAAATATATCTAGTCTTTCCGTCATCTCCCTTTGCTCTAAAAATAAATTCTGTAAAATAAGAAGGGTCATTAAAATGTTTTGCTCCTTCTGCAAGTTCAGATAGAATTTTATCCCTATTATCTCCTTCTACGTATCTCTCCAAAAATTGATCCATCAAGATTGTTGTAGATCCTTTTGCGGTTTTATCTCCTAACATGATGCGGTATTCTTTGGATAAGGTTACTTCCTTAGTCTCCAAATTAAGGGTGATCCCGCCCAACTTGGCGTCTATCTGCGCTCTGGATAATTCTTCTCTTATTTTAGATAATCCTGATAGACCAAATTTCATTAGGATCCAAGCCATAAATAAGCCTACGGAATTTCCTATGAATGCTGACCATTCTCCTACAGGATAATTCGGAGCCGGTATCAATCCCTTGGATTTTAGATATATGCTTAAGAGTCCTGTAAAGAAGGATAATAGAGTATAGAATAACGCTCCAACTTTTCCCAAGATCAAAGAGGCGAGCACTATGATGATCATAAACTGAGAGAATGATGTGGCATACACTCCGCCTTCTCTCATAGATACAATACAAAGGGCCAACCATTGTAAAAAGATCATGATATTTGCGCCCAGTTTTACCCTTCCCGATTTCGCAAGAAGGTGGCAAATGATTACAGCAGTCGGAATGAGATAGAAGGAATAATAAACGTTTTTAGGTTTTTCAGAAATGAGCGGATGAATGATCCGATATAAGACCGCAACTGCAAACGTGACATACATCAGACCATAAAGAAGTTTGATCGAAACGTCTTTTTCGGGGTCGGCGGACAGTGGAGGATAAATTGATCTTTTAAGACGTCGTAAAATCATTCTTTATGCCGTGGACTTGCAATTAAGAATTTCTTGCGTAAGATTGAAAAGCGGGATTTAGAAATCCAAATAAAATTCAAGTATATGAGAACATTCCGTTAATCCGAAATATCTAAATTCTGAATCGATCTATCTCTTATGTATCGGTTTCGAAAGGATCCTTTTTTTACCAAGGCAAAGGATCCGGTAAAAAAAATTTTGCAAACTGAGAGCTATGGTATAAACAAGAACCATGGACTTGCTGAGAACTTTATTCCCTTCTCCTTTTAAGATCCATAGACTCGTGGAAGTTCTAAGTATACTTTTATTCTTAGTTTTTTCAGGACTATGCCTGTATGAATTCGGAACATTATCTTTATCGATTCTACAGGACTCTCCCTGGATTTTCTTATCCGAACTTGTAGCTCTCTTATTCTTAGCTTATATTACTGCGGACTTTCTTTCCGGCTTTGTTCATTTTTTGGGTGATAGTTTTGGGAATGAATTCACTCCTTATATCGGTCCTGCTTTTATTTTTCCTTTTCGGGACCATCATGTGGATCCCAAAGGTATCACCCGGCATGATTTCGTGGAGACTAACGGAAATAATTGTCTAGTTTCTCTACCCATTCTTCTATATTGTTTTTTTGCTCCTCTAGAAAGCGGCGTTTTTCCTTGGGCTAGGACATTTTGGATCCTTGTATTAGTCGGGATCTTTTTTACCAACCAAATCCACAAATGGGCCCACCAAGATAAGCCGAACAAACTCATTCGATATATGCAAAAAAAGCGTTGGATACTTTCTCCGGAACATCATAAAATACATCATACGGCTCCGTACGATACGTATTTTTGTATTACGACAGGTTGGTGGAATCCGCTGCTACACAAGATCCGATTTTTTCCGGCAGTGAAGAAGTCGGTGAACTCCTTTCTAAGTCTTCTCCACCTCGGATAATACGAACATCGTTCTTTACTTCATTTTTGGTCTTGAATTTTCCTTGATTCCTTTTCGGCAAGGAAGATGATCGCGGGTATGCTTCGTTTTCTTTTCGCATTCTTCGTATGCGTACCGCTAATCGTTTCTTGTTCCGCGAATATCGCGTTAAAAGGAGAGATCCTTCATCCTAAAACCTCTGATGGTTGGGATCTCACTCTGGAACATTTTCCTCCTCTTCAAGGAACTTCTCATAAAAAATTTCCTGTGATACTTTGTCACGGATTCATAGCGAATCGTATCTATCTTAAGATAAACGAAAAGTCGTCCATAGTAGCTCATCTTCAAAAAGAAGGTTACGATGTTTGGCTTTTGGAGTTGAGAGGAAAACAAGAAGCAGGATCCCCTTCTTTATTCTGGGGAGACAAAACTTTCGATTATTCTATCGACGATTATATAAAACAAGATGCGGACGCTGCGATCCAATATGTTCTCAAAACGACCGGCAAGGAAAAGGTGAACTGGATCGGGCATAGTATGGGAGGAATGCTCCAATACGCAAGACTCGGAAGTTTAGGAGAGAGCAGAGTTGCGAACTTTGTAGCGATCGGTTCTCCTGCGATCATGGATCCGCCGTCCGATGTTCTAAAATTATGGTCCAGTTTTACTTGGCTCATGAATCTTTGGCCGGCGGTTCCGACTGAAACCTGGTCAGGGGTAAGAGGAGGAACAGGGCTCCCTATCTTTCCTAAAAGAAGTTTCGAAGAAATTTTTTGGCACGCACCGAATATAGAACCTAAAATTGTATCCGGGATCTTTACAGATTCCATCGCTACAGTTTCCAAAAGAGAAGCAAGACAAATGGATAAGATCGTAGAGACAGGACAATTCCGTTCTGAAGACGGAAAACTGATCTATTCGCAAAGTTTCGGAAATATCAAGATCCCAGTATTACTCGTTGCAGGTAGAAGGGACAAATTAGGATTTGCATATTCTCTCAGATACGTTTACGACCAGTTAGGTTCTACAGATAAAACCTTATTCGTACTTTCTAAAGGGAAAGGTTTTTCGGAAGACTATGGTCACACTGACTTAGTGGTAGGGAAGAAGGCGGATGACGAAGTATTCCCCACGATCATCCATTGGTTGAACAAAAGAAATTAATTCCGGATCATAAAATGAAATTCAAAAATAAAATCATATTCTTCTTATTTTCCATTTTTCTGCTTTTCTCCTGCACTCGATATGCGGTGATCACGGAAGAAACTTTTAAAAATCAGACCGCAAATATTGCGTCTAACGTATATCTCACCAACTTCTTAAAACATAGCTCTGATTATCCTCCGGTCCTACTTTTGGATCCTATCCTTGTGAATAAAAAGTCTTTGTATCTTGGAGATTATAACGGGCTGATCGGAGTGTTGAGTGGGAACGGATTCTCCGTATTCCTTTTACATTTCGAAGTATATCCTGGATTAGATCTGAAAGAAGTGGGAGAAAAACTGATCCCACAAGCTGTCTCTCAGGTTCAGGGCCTAAGTAATCGTAAGGATTATATTTTAGGCGGGGTCTCTGTAGGAGGCCAGGCAATTCTTCATTATATCCGATCCAAAAAAGATCCTGCAATCTCTAAGGTTTTCTTTTTAGGGACCGGAATGGATTATAAATACAATGATAGTTTCATAGATGATATGAAAAAAGAGAAACGATTCGGCACCGACCTTTCCAATTCTTGCAAGAATAAGGATAGTTTCTGCTCTAGATTTATCTCCTTGGATGAGGACAATCCTACCACATTATATCTTTACCAAACATTATGGAATTATCTTCCTT
This genomic interval carries:
- a CDS encoding PAS domain-containing sensor histidine kinase; amino-acid sequence: MILRRLKRSIYPPLSADPEKDVSIKLLYGLMYVTFAVAVLYRIIHPLISEKPKNVYYSFYLIPTAVIICHLLAKSGRVKLGANIMIFLQWLALCIVSMREGGVYATSFSQFMIIIVLASLILGKVGALFYTLLSFFTGLLSIYLKSKGLIPAPNYPVGEWSAFIGNSVGLFMAWILMKFGLSGLSKIREELSRAQIDAKLGGITLNLETKEVTLSKEYRIMLGDKTAKGSTTILMDQFLERYVEGDNRDKILSELAEGAKHFNDPSYFTEFIFRAKGDDGKTRYILAKGKYKDSIMGYGTGQDITEKHIAGEEIKASQELFSKVFKLSPYATSISNFEDGKYVDINDGFTELLGYTREEAIGRTSVELGIWLSSAERNYFKEKIRKDGFLYNEEITFKAKDGRLIQVEFSTRFAIIDGETRMINMVKDISSKKEAAELRILNNEISSQNELIAKQKAELESTLEYLQKTQNQLILSEKMASLGQLVAGIAHEINNPIGVIRAANESVKNHFDRVLERMQEAASVLENLGNEAQLEFQTLLKKGRAYQEILPPKIVRAKTKILESRLKELGILESRNMAEGLIEAGLEEALEEFPKLFTGEKIQQVIQYALDEIQASRSSKLVDMSVDRTSKIVYALKNFSHFSNGGPKAPVDIRESIDTVLTIYQNQLKSGIEIIKEYEAGIPIVQGYSDDLLHVWTNLIYNAAQAMGFKGILKINVGDREKDQICIKISDNGPGIPDTIQERIFEPFFTTKAPGEGSGLGLDIVKRIVENHGGSIGFETSPNGTAFLVILPQ
- a CDS encoding fatty acid desaturase CarF family protein; translation: MDLLRTLFPSPFKIHRLVEVLSILLFLVFSGLCLYEFGTLSLSILQDSPWIFLSELVALLFLAYITADFLSGFVHFLGDSFGNEFTPYIGPAFIFPFRDHHVDPKGITRHDFVETNGNNCLVSLPILLYCFFAPLESGVFPWARTFWILVLVGIFFTNQIHKWAHQDKPNKLIRYMQKKRWILSPEHHKIHHTAPYDTYFCITTGWWNPLLHKIRFFPAVKKSVNSFLSLLHLG
- a CDS encoding alpha/beta fold hydrolase, which codes for MLRFLFAFFVCVPLIVSCSANIALKGEILHPKTSDGWDLTLEHFPPLQGTSHKKFPVILCHGFIANRIYLKINEKSSIVAHLQKEGYDVWLLELRGKQEAGSPSLFWGDKTFDYSIDDYIKQDADAAIQYVLKTTGKEKVNWIGHSMGGMLQYARLGSLGESRVANFVAIGSPAIMDPPSDVLKLWSSFTWLMNLWPAVPTETWSGVRGGTGLPIFPKRSFEEIFWHAPNIEPKIVSGIFTDSIATVSKREARQMDKIVETGQFRSEDGKLIYSQSFGNIKIPVLLVAGRRDKLGFAYSLRYVYDQLGSTDKTLFVLSKGKGFSEDYGHTDLVVGKKADDEVFPTIIHWLNKRN
- a CDS encoding alpha/beta hydrolase, whose protein sequence is MKFKNKIIFFLFSIFLLFSCTRYAVITEETFKNQTANIASNVYLTNFLKHSSDYPPVLLLDPILVNKKSLYLGDYNGLIGVLSGNGFSVFLLHFEVYPGLDLKEVGEKLIPQAVSQVQGLSNRKDYILGGVSVGGQAILHYIRSKKDPAISKVFFLGTGMDYKYNDSFIDDMKKEKRFGTDLSNSCKNKDSFCSRFISLDEDNPTTLYLYQTLWNYLPSLEENPKVWADFELMDFPTLFVAGKLDNIATSESIHPVYRRKRGFTQFLEAGRDNGGKIDYDHLSLFAHESAPSDIYQKIADWLAKKKGE